The following coding sequences lie in one Candidatus Firestonebacteria bacterium RIFOXYD2_FULL_39_29 genomic window:
- a CDS encoding peptide ABC transporter substrate-binding protein, producing MAKLIEVKNLKKSFKSSEGIFSKGRPVFAVNGVSLEIEVGESLGLVGESGCGKTTVGKLILGLEKPDSGEAFFESKQISGLPEKELFRIRKEMQIVFQDPFASLNPRIRIGNAIGEVLKIYGEKDIEKRVKESIKTIGLPEDTYYRYPHEFSGGQRQRICIARALVGNPKFVVCDEPVSSLDVSVQAQIINLLKDLKEKSNLTYLFISHDLRVVRNICDRISVMYYGVIIEEGENEDIYKTPLHPYTKLLLSSVPSMSEKKNKEVLKTYKEGTSNLNKPAGCPFYFRCPERIEKCEKEIPQLKDKGNRHKVACWKE from the coding sequence ATGGCTAAACTTATTGAGGTAAAGAACCTTAAAAAATCTTTCAAGAGTTCAGAGGGGATTTTTAGTAAAGGCAGACCTGTATTTGCCGTTAATGGAGTAAGTCTTGAAATAGAAGTCGGAGAATCACTCGGATTGGTCGGGGAAAGCGGCTGCGGAAAAACAACAGTGGGAAAGCTTATTCTTGGTTTGGAAAAGCCCGACAGCGGTGAAGCGTTTTTTGAAAGCAAACAAATATCCGGTTTGCCCGAGAAAGAGCTTTTCCGGATAAGAAAAGAGATGCAGATAGTATTCCAGGATCCTTTTGCTTCTTTAAACCCGAGAATACGGATAGGAAATGCTATAGGTGAAGTACTTAAGATTTACGGCGAAAAAGACATAGAAAAAAGAGTAAAAGAATCTATAAAAACCATCGGGCTTCCGGAAGATACTTATTATCGGTACCCGCACGAATTTTCAGGCGGCCAGCGGCAGAGGATTTGTATAGCAAGAGCCCTTGTCGGAAATCCAAAGTTCGTGGTCTGTGACGAGCCCGTATCCTCACTTGATGTTTCCGTGCAGGCTCAGATTATTAATCTTCTGAAAGATCTAAAAGAAAAATCCAATCTGACTTATTTGTTCATCTCCCATGACTTAAGAGTTGTGAGAAATATTTGTGACAGGATTTCTGTAATGTATTACGGTGTGATAATAGAAGAAGGGGAAAATGAAGATATATACAAAACTCCTCTGCATCCCTATACAAAGCTGCTGCTTTCTTCAGTACCGTCAATGTCTGAAAAAAAGAACAAAGAAGTTTTGAAAACATACAAAGAAGGCACGTCTAATTTAAACAAACCCGCCGGCTGTCCCTTTTACTTTAGGTGTCCGGAAAGAATAGAAAAGTGTGAAAAGGAAATTCCACAGCTGAAGGATAAAGGAAATCGGCATAAAGTTGCATGCTGGAAAGAATAA
- a CDS encoding 3-dehydroquinate synthase translates to MPEIIKISLKTRTDKSYDIVLGNNILSNLGQAVKKLKCGNSIFIITDKNVARFYLKKTITALKKGGFSDVGKVIIPAGEVQKNFKTYLKILNALYEFDKNQQKKVILLTLGGGVVGDLGGFVASSYRRGVNYIQVPTTLLGLVDCGLGGKTAFNFREAKNLIGAFWQPKMVYMDTAVLNTLPLRELKCGLAEAIKYGVIKDSSLFSFFEKNMRKLLNYDKTALNKMIPVCAGIKAKITSADERDDKDIRIILNYGHTLGHAIEAATNYKKFHHGEAVGIGMVLAAKLAVKLGCLCSCEATRIESLIRKAGLPVSAKGIEPKKILASMKRDKKFVSGVNRFVLPISIGKVKIVENIPEDIIANILTN, encoded by the coding sequence ATGCCTGAAATAATTAAAATATCCCTGAAAACAAGAACCGACAAGAGTTACGACATCGTCCTCGGTAATAACATACTTTCAAATCTTGGGCAAGCGGTTAAAAAACTTAAATGCGGCAACTCTATTTTTATAATTACTGATAAAAATGTAGCAAGATTTTATTTAAAGAAGACTATAACGGCCTTGAAAAAAGGCGGGTTTTCCGATGTAGGAAAAGTCATTATCCCTGCAGGCGAAGTACAAAAGAATTTTAAGACCTACCTTAAGATTCTCAATGCCCTTTATGAATTTGATAAGAACCAGCAGAAAAAGGTTATTTTACTTACTCTCGGCGGCGGAGTAGTCGGCGATCTCGGAGGCTTTGTTGCAAGCAGTTACAGGCGCGGGGTTAACTATATTCAGGTCCCGACAACCTTACTCGGTCTCGTAGACTGCGGTCTCGGCGGAAAAACAGCCTTTAACTTCAGGGAAGCTAAAAACCTTATAGGCGCCTTCTGGCAGCCAAAGATGGTTTACATGGATACAGCAGTATTAAATACTCTCCCTCTAAGAGAACTAAAATGCGGTCTGGCGGAGGCAATAAAGTACGGAGTGATCAAAGACAGCTCGCTCTTTTCTTTCTTTGAAAAGAACATGAGAAAGCTTTTAAACTATGACAAAACCGCTCTTAATAAAATGATACCTGTTTGCGCGGGAATAAAAGCCAAAATCACCTCAGCAGACGAAAGAGACGATAAAGATATCAGGATAATACTGAACTACGGTCATACTCTCGGCCACGCAATCGAAGCCGCCACAAACTACAAGAAATTCCACCACGGAGAAGCCGTAGGTATAGGCATGGTCTTAGCCGCAAAACTGGCAGTCAAACTGGGTTGTCTTTGCTCTTGTGAAGCAACACGAATAGAATCTCTTATTCGTAAGGCAGGACTCCCCGTCTCAGCCAAAGGAATAGAGCCAAAGAAAATCCTCGCCTCAATGAAAAGAGATAAGAAGTTCGTCTCCGGTGTAAACAGATTTGTGCTTCCTATAAGCATAGGAAAAGTAAAAATAGTTGAGAACATTCCTGAAGATATAATTGCAAACATCCTAACCAACTAA